In Terriglobales bacterium, one DNA window encodes the following:
- a CDS encoding DUF2621 family protein, with protein MDWSDEAREIIDDLLQELPLPVREGVRQAAQSRAESLAEEKSAAKIKLEIAVQAFIEATPADLRERLKHTLSYKGIDPDEYEAAFSA; from the coding sequence ATGGACTGGAGCGACGAAGCACGCGAGATCATCGACGACCTGCTGCAAGAGCTGCCGCTGCCCGTGCGCGAGGGGGTGCGACAGGCGGCGCAATCCCGCGCCGAGTCCCTCGCGGAAGAAAAATCAGCCGCCAAGATCAAGCTGGAGATCGCGGTGCAGGCCTTCATCGAGGCCACGCCCGCCGACCTGCGCGAGCGATTGAAGCACACGCTGTCTTACAAAGGCATAGATCCGGACGAATACGAGGCAGCGTTCTCGGCCTAG
- the ribH gene encoding 6,7-dimethyl-8-ribityllumazine synthase, with product MIRSFHKLLVAANDKEFSVLVDFFDSLGLARGEAWEGRRSKGIKLDAREAGVEIGAGKGFPDADLVIECASADVLYDIAKKRKLRITEEIADTEWGARMFSVEVPARKGRLAIFSYKEDWRKGPAKKLGELNAAGKRFGIVVSRFNAFITERLLGGALDALKRTGARDGDITVVRVPGSFEVPLAARKLAETGADAVICLACIIRGETSHYEHLAEEVTRGIGQSAQETRVPHAYGVLTCDNLEQAIDRAGLKMGNKGFEAALSAVEMAFLQSSVAGRQSPAKTKPPRVRPVPGRRLNEPRRKKR from the coding sequence ATGATCCGTTCATTCCACAAGCTGCTGGTGGCCGCCAACGACAAGGAGTTCTCCGTCCTGGTGGACTTCTTCGATTCGCTGGGGCTGGCGCGCGGCGAGGCATGGGAAGGACGGCGCAGCAAGGGCATCAAGCTCGATGCGCGCGAAGCAGGCGTCGAGATCGGCGCCGGCAAAGGCTTCCCCGACGCCGACCTGGTGATCGAGTGCGCCTCCGCCGACGTGCTCTACGACATCGCCAAGAAGCGGAAACTGAGGATTACGGAGGAGATCGCTGACACCGAGTGGGGGGCGCGCATGTTCTCGGTGGAAGTGCCGGCGCGCAAGGGGCGGCTGGCGATCTTTTCCTACAAAGAAGACTGGCGAAAAGGCCCGGCGAAGAAGCTGGGCGAACTGAACGCAGCGGGGAAGAGATTCGGCATCGTGGTCAGCCGCTTCAATGCGTTCATCACCGAGCGCCTGCTGGGCGGCGCCCTGGACGCGCTGAAGCGCACCGGCGCCCGCGACGGCGACATCACCGTGGTGCGCGTGCCGGGTTCCTTCGAGGTGCCGCTGGCCGCCCGCAAGCTGGCCGAGACCGGCGCGGATGCGGTGATCTGCCTGGCCTGCATCATCCGCGGCGAGACCTCGCACTACGAGCACCTCGCGGAAGAGGTCACGCGCGGCATCGGGCAGTCGGCGCAGGAGACCCGCGTGCCCCACGCCTACGGGGTGCTGACTTGCGACAACCTGGAACAGGCGATCGATCGCGCCGGCCTCAAGATGGGCAACAAGGGGTTCGAAGCGGCGCTGAGCGCGGTGGAGATGGCGTTCTTGCAGTCGTCAGTCGCCGGTCGCCAGTCGCCAGCAAAGACGAAACCGCCGCGGGTGCGTCCGGTGCCGGGCCGCAGGCTCAATGAACCAAGGCGGAAAAAGCGCTAA
- a CDS encoding enoyl-CoA hydratase-related protein — MASSVLTQTYQNLKFDKKDHIAYVTIARPKVLNALNGATMRELRSVFTAIQEDAEVRVVILTGEGEKAFVAGADVNELAVMGPITAKEYTHRGQAVLDLIENLGKPVIACINGFALGGGCELAMACTMRLASETAKLGQPEVKLGIIPGYGGSQRLPRLVGKGLAFQVLLTGDMITAQEAHRIGLVNEVVAPAELIPRAEAIAKKIIANAPLAIQYCMEAVHKGMDMTLADGLYLEATLFGVCCATEDKKEGTTAFLEKRAANFKGK; from the coding sequence ATGGCTTCATCCGTACTGACGCAAACCTACCAAAACCTGAAGTTCGACAAGAAAGACCACATCGCCTACGTCACCATCGCGCGGCCGAAGGTGCTGAACGCGCTGAACGGCGCCACCATGCGGGAGCTGCGCTCGGTGTTTACCGCAATCCAGGAAGATGCCGAGGTGCGGGTGGTCATCCTGACCGGGGAAGGCGAGAAGGCGTTCGTCGCCGGCGCCGACGTCAACGAGTTGGCGGTGATGGGCCCGATCACGGCCAAGGAATATACCCATCGCGGGCAGGCGGTGCTCGACTTGATCGAGAACCTGGGCAAGCCGGTGATCGCCTGCATCAACGGCTTCGCGCTGGGCGGCGGCTGCGAGCTGGCGATGGCGTGCACCATGCGGCTGGCCAGTGAGACCGCCAAGCTGGGGCAGCCCGAGGTGAAGCTGGGCATCATCCCCGGCTACGGCGGCAGCCAACGCCTGCCGCGCCTGGTGGGCAAGGGTCTCGCCTTCCAGGTCCTGCTGACCGGCGACATGATCACGGCGCAGGAGGCGCACCGCATCGGGCTGGTGAACGAAGTGGTGGCGCCGGCCGAGCTCATCCCGCGCGCCGAGGCCATCGCCAAGAAGATCATTGCCAACGCGCCGCTGGCCATCCAGTACTGCATGGAAGCGGTCCATAAGGGCATGGACATGACCCTGGCCGACGGCCTGTACCTGGAAGCGACGCTGTTCGGCGTCTGCTGCGCCACCGAGGACAAGAAGGAAGGCACGACCGCGTTCCTGGAGAAGCGAGCGGCGAATTTCAAAGGCAAATAG
- the nusB gene encoding transcription antitermination factor NusB, producing MGTRRKSRELVLQMLFQLDMGKQQPDEVRRTFWSERAEVDAGTRGFAEDLFNAAVERSKAIDAAIERHAEHWRMDRMAAVDRNVLRAGVAEFFAFPKTPRPVVINEALEIARKFSSPESVQFINGVLDSVARELDTAKSV from the coding sequence ATGGGCACCCGCCGCAAGTCCCGCGAACTAGTGCTGCAGATGCTGTTCCAGCTCGACATGGGCAAGCAGCAGCCCGACGAGGTGCGCCGCACCTTCTGGAGTGAACGGGCCGAGGTGGACGCAGGCACGCGCGGATTCGCCGAAGACTTGTTTAATGCCGCGGTGGAGCGCAGCAAGGCCATTGACGCGGCCATCGAGCGTCACGCCGAGCACTGGCGCATGGATCGCATGGCGGCGGTGGACCGCAACGTGCTGCGCGCCGGCGTCGCCGAGTTCTTCGCGTTTCCCAAGACCCCACGCCCGGTGGTCATCAACGAGGCGCTGGAGATCGCCCGCAAGTTCTCCTCGCCGGAATCAGTGCAGTTCATCAACGGGGTGCTCGACAGCGTCGCCCGGGAACTGGACACGGCGAAGAGCGTGTAG